The genomic stretch AACAACATAATCTATAAATAAGGCTCTtaaaaatcacaaattcaaaagttGTGTATTAGGTgctgaaaatactaataatccATATAATTTAAGGCTCTTAAAAAGCACAAATATAGTTTGCTCAGCACTTAAAAATCACAATTTTAGTTCAAATTTAAACTAAGTATTACACATAACAGAGTAGTACAAATTACAAAGATCAAATTGCAACATAAACTAATTAAGTACTTTAGAATAAAAACACTCAAATATCTATTAAATTTAGTTCCAAGGAGATAAAATTATCTCAATGTTTGGATctccttcaatatcaaaatcatctccCGCAAAATCAATCGCATTTGCAACATCTTCCCATCAATGATATCATTACTTTGGTTGTTTTCTCCGGAGTTAAGTGGTGCATCTCCCTCAACATCAACCTCATCCAAATTTAATTCATCTATAACAACATCAATTTATAGAGTTTAGAAATTGAcatattttaagaaattaaaataacataattgtaATCACAAAAATTAATACCATACCAATATCATTTGAAATAGGTTGAATTGTCATACTAGCAAGATCCTTGCGTAGTGCTTCCACCTCCTCAACGGTCAAGAATGGTGGTGAATCCTCCAACACCCAATTAGAATGATCATCAAGTGTTTCAAAATTGATAGGGTCATAATTTTGTTTCTTCTTGGTCCTATAAATCACTGAGGaatcaaacaataatatatattcttAACAAACCAAGAAATATCACATATTCTTAAGTATAGAACcatatatttttcttaataaaacaAACAATATCATATATTCTTAACTATAGAACCATAGCATATAAAACATAATAAGTGCAATACCTATTTTGTAGCCGTAGGTTGTAACGGACATAAACAAGATCATTAAGCTTTTGATGCTTCAGCCTATTTCTCTTTTTTGAATGAATATGTTCAAACACACTCCAATTTCGCTCACAACAAGATGCACTACAAGTTTGACTCAAAATTCGAATAGCCAATTTTTGCAAATTAGGCGCTTCGGTTCCATACGTATCCCACCATTGATCTAGAATAATGCATGTGAAAAAATTACAAAACATTTTAAAATACTTGTCAATGACATTGTACAAAAATACATAAAGGTTATCATATAATTTTACCTGGAAAAACTTCATCTCAGTTTTCTACAGCTGTTGTCCTTCCAAAACTACCTtcacaatttttgaatgacgtcATCTCAGCAGTTAATTTAGATCGGAAGTCCTTGCTATCATAAACATACTTTTCAATGACATCCAAAAGGCCTTGAGTGGtggacttgttttttttttcatattttggatTGAATCTACAAGATGGATTTAACCAATAACCAGCCGCATGGAGATTTTTGCGAAGTTGTGCATCCCAACGGTTATCCAAGATCTTCAAATAAGGCTCTACTTTCAACTTATTTCTTCTAAACCTCTTTTCAATCTCCTCTCTTGCTTTATACATAGCTCGGTAGAGATATCTCATAGCCAGTTTATCTTCACTATCAACAATGCGCAACACACGTACAAGAGGTTCTGTAATTTTCACTATGTCAGCACATTTAGACCAAAAGCTTGAGTCTAAGACTTGTTCCACAAATTGCTTTGCCTTGACATATTTGGAATAAGTTGTGGTTGTCCACTCTTTGGATGTTACCATGGCTCTTAGTGCATCTTTATGAGACAGAATACTttgcaatgcaatgaaattagTAGCAAAGTGGGTTGGAGCGGGACGAAGTATTTCTCTTCCACCTGTATGTTGTCTCATCAAATACAATGAAAAACAATGATTATATATGTATTTGGTAATTTTTGAAGCTTGTGACATTGCTCACATACTTCCTTTAATTTCCCCATGTCTTGCAACATCAAATTAATACAGTGTACTGCACAAGGAGACCAAAACAACTTAGGAAACTCCCTTTCCAACAACTTTCCAGCAGCAACATAATTCGCAGCATTATCTGTAACTATTTGAACAACATTTTCCTGGCCAACATACAACACTATTTCCTTGAAAAGCTTAAACAATGTGTCTGCAGTTTTAGAAGCACCAGAGGCATCAACTGACTTTATGAAAACAGTCCCTTTGGGGCAATAAACTAAAAAGTTGATAAGAGTTCTCCTACAACGATCAATCCACCCATCTACTATAAGAGTACAACCTGTATCCTTCCAGATAGAACAATATTGCTCTATTTGTATCTTCACGTCATCAACCCACTTATTTAACAAATTACCACGAAGAGCATGCATGGTAGGAACTTTATATCCAGCACCCATGCAACAAAGAGCATCAACTGCAGGTTGAAAATACGGAGAATTTGCAGCATTGAAAGGAATATATGCATCAATAAACCACTTGGCAATAGCAAGATCACATTTTTCTACCACTTCTTTACTTTGCATCACACTTTTTAAAGTAGGCTGAGCTCCCGGAGTTGTTCTGGGTAAAAAATAAGTACCAATGCGAGCGTCATTCTTTTTAGATGCACCAACTCGTGGGTTTGTTTGTACTTGCAATTCACCCTCATCCGTAGTAAATGACTCGCTTTCAGCCACATCTGAAGTTTTTCTTTTCTTGCTCCGATTGAAATGTTGTTTCATCTGAAAACGAACTTCTGCAGGCACTGAATTACAAATTTCAACATTTCCTACTATTCCAACCAAGTGTTGTTTTACCCTGTGAATTTCACCTCCACCAAAAGCTTTGTGACAATATATGCAAACAAGAGATTTTCCATCCGGACTTTTAGTACAATGTGCCCAAGCTATATAAGTTTTTCCTCTAATATTAGTTTGAACTAAACTTTGAGCTGAAGAGGCACGGTGGTTGTGATGATGGTGTTTCAGAAGATGCCATTttcctataaaaataaaatagttcaATATAATACTTATTAGAAGCAATTCAATATAAAACAGTTCAGAAGCAGCAGCATGTCAATCTGGTTTGCATGATACGGGACATGTTAGAGTATACTATATATATAGAATAATATTAGTAACAACATATATATCctaaatattagtaataatatatagAATAAGATTAGTAACAGCATGCTAGAGTCATTTAGTAACATCATGTATATCCTAAATATTAGTAAtactatataaaataatattagtaaCAACATGTATATCTTATTGATAGTAGTTCAAAAGCAGTAGCATATCAAGCATGTagagaattaatatttttttaatataatgacAAGTTTCTGTGTTTATGGTTTATCCTAAATTAAGAATTAAAATTGATAGTGGCTAATGTATTGTATTGCTGTTCTCCATTTGTTTTGATTGAAATAATTGGAAAATAAAAACAtatggaaaataaaatattttgaaataattgGAAAATAAATTGATAGCTAATCATGCATTTCACGGATAAGAGAATATCAATtcaattcaacaacaacaaaaagttgTTCAAAAAAACATATCAATTGCTCCGgccaatgttttaaaaacattGAAAAACACATGTATTAAGGTATTAATTAAAGGTGGAGATTTTGGTTAATAGGTTAAAAAATTTACAAGTGATATCCCTACCATATTAAACTAATGTATCTGATGCTTAGATTTGTGTACATAAAGTATTTGTATATGAAGatagtaaaaaaaataagaatgatagaAAGAGTTTGTCAGCAAGAGGCGTGAACCGTGAAACAGGAAAAGGGGCTGCATTGCTTTGAAGGATTCATATTTCCAGCAAACAAACACTCAATTGCAGATCAAAGATGAATGGAAACAGAGGAAacaaaaaacaccctaaaaattAAACTAACCCTAAAACTTAAACTAACCTAATCTTTAACACATATATGACTATATAGATCAAAGATGAATGGAAACAGAAGGAATATTGAACCTGGAAAGTGATGGTGGTGCAGCGGGAAGCAAGCGGCGGCGCAGTGGTGGGAGTATAAGCTAGGTTGAGTTCTGAATctgagtttctttttctttcttcaatacGTTGGAACAGGAAAactcaaaatcatatttttttctgTAATTTCTAAAACTCAAAACAACGTCGttttgagaagaaaaaaattttaaaaaaaagtcagACATTGGACTGTCGGTTTACGGAAACCACCGGTTTCTCGGTTTTATCTGGTCCAACCCGGTTTTTGCGTTTTTCCACCGGTTTTGCGACAATCCCGATCAAGCTTTTGAACCATACCGGTTACTGGTCCGGTTCCCGATTCAACCGGTCCGACCgcccggtccggtttttaaaatattGACTGAAAGTATGGTTATATCTAGAGGTATCTCTTTGGCATCCGTTTGATGCTTGTGCAATCTACAGTTAAGAGTGCATCACACTTGTTTTTCAGTGCAGTTTTGTCAAGATCCTTTGGAAATAGCTTACAAGAAAGGCATGGATTCTCTCCACTCTCAGTTCCCTTGAAGACTGGTTTCACTTATACAACATTTCAATTCTAGCAATTTCAAGAACAAAAGCCCTTTTCAAGATTGTTCGTAACTTCATTCCGACTCTGACACGCGAACACGCAACAACAACACATTTATATCATACACTTCATAATTATacaatctcataacaacaattgcaaccaattatcattccaacaacaatcatcataacaacatagaattCATAAATCAACAATCATCAAAATTATCACATAAcgaaaaatccccaaaaccccaaattATATCATTATACATAAACCCATATCAAGAATAATAGCATGGAAaccccccttacctcgaaattGCTCAGAAAATCCTGAGGAGATTGATTCTTGAAATTACCCTAGTCCTCCCTTGATCTTCCTCTCtagcttgttcttcttcctcttctcacttctacgatgtTTTTTCACTTTTCTACGTAACTCTTCCTTTTCTCAACTTCTAATTCTCTTTTATTCCAATACTAACCCTTAGACCTCTAATACTTAATTCCAACCTTACCCttccctaattaaataattatttattaaatcactaaatattcattatattattctactaataataataatattaataataataatattaataataataatatcaatcttTAACACATATATGACAATATAGATCAAAGATGAATGGAAACAGAAGGAATATTGAACCTAGAAAGTGACGGT from Vicia villosa cultivar HV-30 ecotype Madison, WI linkage group LG4, Vvil1.0, whole genome shotgun sequence encodes the following:
- the LOC131597619 gene encoding uncharacterized protein LOC131597619; amino-acid sequence: MAKRYYKLSISKKSTAHRQSLWIRFNDPSQSRDEIISNVPVGVDPTQWAHFFNYCLKPETMERCRKNRENRSKQVIPHTGGSKPLPRKRHEMFLETGQQPSRGKLYIVTHKKKDGSFVNDAAKNIVPSDVVSEPNSLLIATGACGGKWHLLKHHHHNHRASSAQSLVQTNIRGKTYIAWAHCTKSPDGKSLVCIYCHKAFGGGEIHRVKQHLVGIVGNVEICNSVPAEVRFQMKQHFNRSKKRKTSDVAESESFTTDEGELQVQTNPRVGASKKNDARIGTYFLPRTTPGAQPTLKSVMQSKEVVEKCDLAIAKWFIDAYIPFNAANSPYFQPAVDALCCMGAGYKVPTMHALRGNLLNKWVDDVKIQIEQYCSIWKDTGCTLIVDGWIDRCRRTLINFLVYCPKGTVFIKSVDASGASKTADTLFKLFKEIVLYVGQENVVQIVTDNAANYVAAGKLLEREFPKLFWSPCAVHCGREILRPAPTHFATNFIALQSILSHKDALRAMVTSKEWTTTTYSKYVKAKQFVEQVLDSSFWSKCADIVKITEPLVRVLRIVDSEDKLAMRYLYRAMYKAREEIEKRFRRNKLKVEPYLKILDNRWDAQLRKNLHAAGYWLNPSCRFNPKYEKKNKSTTQGLLDVIEKYVYDSKDFRSKLTAEMTSFKNCEDQWWDTYGTEAPNLQKLAIRILSQTCSASCCERNWSVFEHIHSKKRNRLKHQKLNDLVYVRYNLRLQNRTKKKQNYDPINFETLDDHSNWVLEDSPPFLTVEEVEALRKDLASMTIQPISNDIDELNLDEVDVEGDAPLNSGENNQSNDIIDGKMLQMRLILREMILILKEIQTLR